TCTTTGCGAATGCAATAGATTAATGATTTGAAAAACTATTTTGAAGGTTAAGTCATAGAGTGAAATCAAATACTAAATTCAAAACATGCTTTCATAGAGGTAGTTCAAGTAACGTGATCTGAATTTAGGTCAGTTTGTAGCCAAACCAATAGGACTCACAAGTCAATGATCACATGACTCTTGCCCATATGTGAAGATGGTCGCATAGCTGAAGACTAAGCTATTCAAATCAAGCCAAGGCATCTTGGGTTGTTCGAAGAGATGTCCCGCTCGAAGGGTCCTTGGTCAAAGACACACCTCCCCCAAGTCCAAAAATACTCACCCACAACAAAAGGAAGTTTAATACGATTAAAGGCATTAGCCCACGTTTAGAGCAGTTACGAAACTCGATGATacaactagcaagatcgagGTGTTGTTTCTTTATTGAATAATATGTACATACAGAGATTCTCAACCGTCGATCGGTATATACACAGTGTCGGGGTATTGGCGACCACAATCTGTAGATTATGGAAAAAACAATATGGTCGATAAAGAACGTTGTATAGGCAGCCACATAACTAACATATTTATTTTGCGGAGGTTAAAACCCatattaaatgtttttttttttctcttcgcGAGCCGCTAAACGCGTATGTCAATTGAATGTCCGGAATTCTTAGGGTCCAATATAAGAACTCTTATTCATTTATTGTATGTATGGTTTAACTTCTTTttactcaaaatcaattctgacacccAAAATTTACTCATGAACACTATGTTTGGtagggaagagagagatagagaagagaaaaattgagtagagagaaatatgtgagaaatagaaTGGATTtaagaggttgtttggtatgatagagataaagaagaaagagatgagaaataatgaagtggaagaaagagaaaaattaaCTTTTGTAGTAAAAGACACTTTTGTATACAAtggaataaagaaaagaaaaaagattgtGTTTGTGCTAGTTTGTGAAAATTTCGTGAATGTTGAGCGTATAATagagaaaggggaaaaaatTATGCATGTGCCAATCTCTGCTCGATTTGCGAAGACCATGAAAAGTGTCTTGGGCCCACAAATTGTTTCTCTCTTCCCTCCTGTCAAATGCAACCAAACGAGGGTGGAGTCTGCATCTTTCCACAACTTCTCTCTCACCTATCTCTCTCCACCCAAAGTATGCCCAACCAAACACAATGGAAGTGTTTGGTTTCTCATTGAAATccccaaaattaattatgaatgtAAATATTGATGTTTTTAggttattttggagaattggaCTCATACTCAAAATTAATTTCGATTGGAGCTAGTCTACGTTAAACATAATCAAATGTGAAATTTAACCACTAAATTTCACATCGTTACCcaataaaaacataaatcatTTCATTTTAAACTCATTTTTACTATAATATTTAAACATGCACTCACATAAGAAgcatataaaattaattatgcaaTTTACTTTGGAAGTTTGTGGATGTTGtttattttggagtttttggtacTTATGGACGTTGTCACTCATTTGGAAAATTGTAGCTCCTACTCCTAACAAAtgaattgttttgagtttgaatttgagtttttttataagcaaaaaatcCATTGAAGAGAAGTATAATGAGTACTTCAACCTAATATAAAACGGTAAATTAAAGTTACAAGTAGTATCAAGAGAGAAACaagtggaaatttagaaaatccaatgaaaccaaataaaaaaaaattgtccttGCGTACTCACCCTTAGGGTTGGTCACAGATTAATTTTATCGGTTTTGAAGGGAAAAATCATTTGATCCATTTTTAtcagttttataattttatcatttaataGATTTGTCTCTAAATTCAAATTCGATTCAATCCATAGCGGTTTATATTGgattattaattttttgtttcactttttaTTTTACCTTGAGATTGTAGTATATACatcacaaaaatataaaatatatagtaaATACAATGATATATAATTTATGGAATTAAAATAGCATTTATAAATTGTAGTACTAATGAGTGATTGGTTCAAGTAGTACATGCTTGATTCGCTTTAAGTAAGGTTTCGGGTTTGAGTCTTGTAGATGGAAAAAACTCTCGCTGGAAGAGTTAACCTCACAGTGATGTGGATGTTCCCGGCTCGAACAAGATTGTTTCGAAGGAGAACACCTatattacaaaaaaattataacatagtcaatattttttaattttttattataattatttactTTGATGCATGTTTATTGTACAAAGTCTTTTTATTCAAACATTAAAAAGCATGTTtcatattataaatataaacatATTAGGATGTAATATGTAAGAGAAAATCATAAGAtatatgtttaaaaaaaattataaaattatatatatttgcaAATGTTCGGTTTGGATAGGATTGGTTTGATTTTGGAAATTAAATCTGAAATCTGATCCAATGCAATaattatttttgattttttaaatttttgatcGGTTCAGTTTTTGGTTTGGTTGTCttctcaacaaaaaaaaagtttttgttTTGGTTAAATTTCGGTTTTTTTTTAGATCGATTTTCCGGTTTTatttggatttgtttggttATCAGCACCTTTAGAAGATCTAACTTATCACTATTGATATCTCTTTTACATTATTAGTTACACAGACAAgtaatgattcattcacattttacaatttttcttcctttctctttctaCATTATTATTAGTCACATTACATTTCATTTTACTTTTTCTATCTTTTATCTTCCTATTTAAACAATGGAGGTGGGAAAAATATGTTAACCAAACATTATTCTTATAAACCACAGGTTGGAGATTAATTAGGATAAAATAATCCTAAAAAATTGTTCAACGGCTTAATTACATTCCAACTCAAAGCAAACTAAGGTACAGCAGACACTTCCAAGTCCAAAGAAAGCAGAAAGAAAACATTGAACGCATCCAATGCAACCAAATACACATAGGAGAATACTAATACCACTCTGGATGCCAGTTCAACCTAATCTATTGCTAATTAACGGCTacaaatcaatcaatcaatcaatcatctTTTCTTtacttaaaaattattttaatatggaAAAAACAAGGTGGACTGGGTCTGGgttggaaagaaagaaagaaagaaagggacCGTTGTAGGCTTAAGAACTAGTTGGGCTCGGCAGTGGGTCCATGTTGTTTGGCATGAAGTCTAAATAGCACCGTTATCTCCGGGCCCGAGCCCGGGCCCACCTATTGGGCCCATCTTCCAATCTGGCACAGTCTGTTCCGCCCCACTCTTTATAACCTCTTCCCCACGAAACCCTCTTTCCCAAACCCCACTCTCTCTACGCCTTTTAAATTCAACTCAAACAAACAAACTGTTACTATCATTGAAATCCTTATTTTTCATCAACCATGGCTGAGCAAGTTCCCAACACACTGCCACTTGCGGAGGACCAAGTGGTAGTTACTGATGTCGCCGCCGCCGAACCTGCTGACAAGGAAACACAACAGCCCAAGCCCGAGGAGGAAAAGCCCGTGGAGGCTGAAACTGAGGTTTCTAAGCCCGGTGGTGGTGATGAAGTTCCGGAATCTGGTTCGTTCAAGGAAGAGAGCAACATCGTTGCTGATTTACCTGATGCAGAGAGCAAAGCGCTGCAAGAGTTCAAACTTCTTGTTCAGACCGCGCTCAACAACCATGAATTCTCTGCGCCTGACAATCCGCCGCCGCAAGGGAGAAAAAATTCTGATGGCGCGGAAAACCAGCCAGATAAACCTTCAAAACCACCAGTTGCTGATGTTGCTGGAGAGCCTGCGCCACCACCGGAAGAGGAATCTGATGATGTCAAAGGCAGCGATGATGAACCTTCAAAACCACCACTTGCTGATGTTGGTAAAGCGACGGTGCCACCACTGGAAGAAGAATCTGAGCCCGCCGCCGCCGCggaaaaagaagaagcagaggCTGTTGCAGGAGGAGAATCAGAAGTGAAGGAAACAACAACCAAGGTGGTGGCTGGTTCTGCTGTTGATGATGACGGAGCCAAAACggttgaagctattgaagaaacCGTTGTggctgttgctgctgctgcacCGGAAGAGGAAGCgaaggtggtggaggaggaagctAAAGCTTCACCGGAGGAGGTCTCGATTTGGGGGATTCCGCTTCTTGCAGATGAAAGAAGCGACGTGATTCTGCTGAAGTTTCTGCGGGCCAGGGATTTTAAGGTGAAGGAGGCGTTTGCCATGATCAAGAGCACGATTCTGTGGAGGAAGGAGTTTGGAATTGATGGATTGCTAGAGGAAGATTTGGGGGATGATTTGGAGAAAGCTGTGTACATGCATGGTTCTGATAAGGAAGGTCACCCTGTGTGTTACAACATCTATGGGGAGTTTCAGGACAAGGAGCTTTACAAGAAAACTTTCTCTGATGAGGAGAAGAGGCAGAAGTTTCTGAGGTGGAGGATTCAGTTCTTGGAGAAGAGTATCAGGAAGCTTGATTTCACTCCTGCTGGTATTTCCACCATTGTTCAGGTCAATGATCTTAAGAATTCTCCTGGACCTGCTAAATGGGAGCTTAGACAAGCAACCAAACAGGCCCTTCAATTGCTTCAGGATAATTACCCTGAATTTGTAGCCAAACAGGTACTAATACTATTACACTATGCAGTTAAACTGATTGTTGAATTGTTTGAATTGTTTCCTATTCAgttttcattttcaacattTAATGACTAACCAAAACtgtgttttttcttttggggTGTTTGTTTTAGGTGTTTATCAATGTGCCATGGTGGTACTTAGCAGTGAACAGGATGATAAGCCCTTTTCTCACACAGAGAACCAAAAGCAAGTTTGTCTTTGCAGGCCCTTCCAAATCAGCTGAGACCCTTCTAAGGTGAAGACACAAACTgagaaaagactcaaaactttTTATCAATTTGCCTTGTCTTTGTAAAAGTTGAAGTATCTTAATTTGCCATCATGTTTCAGATACATAGCACCAGAGCAGCTACCAGTCAAGTATGGTGGACTAAGCAAAGATGGTGAATTCGGAGTAAACGATGCTGTGACTGAAATTACAGTGAGGCCAGCTGCAAAGCACACCGTGGAATTTCCGGTTACTGAGGTAAGTTCGGTTTTTTCCTTTGTGGTTTTGTCGGGATTGTGATTGCTTTTTGACTGAGGATAGTAACAATGCAGCATTGGAATCTGTAGTCTTTCCTAGGATTCCTCTGTTCTCTAGACAAGATTTATATTACTGTCTTTTTCTCTTGTGTTCATTTCCTTTATTTTATGTTATAAACTGTGCACACATCACTTATGCCCTGAGATATCTTGAAAAATACACCATAAATTAGTAAATTAgggataataaaataaatatggaAAGAAACATAGTACTTCAATTGGAAATATGAgatgctaattttttttagttctaATTTCTAAATGTTGCTAACAGCCAAAATTCTTTTCTAGATAATTCTAGCTAAGTTGTCCTTTTCTACCATTTACCTATCCCAATATAATATTTCAGACCCAAAATCATAGTTGGAAGGAGCAAAAGCCAAGGAAAGTTGCTTTTCTCCATGATTTTGGTTTCACTTAACTTTTTCCAAACATGGTTTATTGTGGTTGAACTAATTATGGTTAGATATGtaattgaatttgaatttcCCTTTACTAAAGCTATTGGTCTCCAAAAGCTAAGAGAGGTTGCTTTTGTGGATCAAGATTAGAAATGGAAACATTGGTCATTGTGTAATTGTGGTTAGATATGTAATTGAATTTCCCTCCACTATAGTTGTTCCATGATTTTGGTTAGAAGCTACGCGTCTTAGCTTCTCATTTAGTGTGCTTTGTATTGGCAAATTTAAGTTCAAACATATTAGGTGAGTAGATTTGCCTTTGATATCCTTCTTTATATATTTCTAATGCATTGAAATTATGTTCTTGGGGATCTGCAGAACGGCTTACTCTCTTGGGAGCTCAGAGTAATAGGGTGGGATGTGAGCTATGGTGCAGAGTTTGTGCCAAGTGCAGAAGGAAGCTACACTGTGATCATCCAGAAGGCTAGAAAGGTTGCTTCATCAGAAGAGCCAGTGCTTTGCCAAAACTATAAAATTGGTGAACCTGGGAAAGTGGTTCTCACCATTGACAATCAAAGCtctaagaagaagaagctctTGTACCGGTTGAAGACCAAGCCAACTTCTGACTGAGATTCTCATCATTGGTAGTTCTGTCATGCACCCAAGATTTCAAAGCCATgaagtttttgaagttttaattttaatcatGAGTCCCAAGCATATATATACTCTTTTTGCTTttctttaatatttattattattattattattggagGGGATCTTTTCATTTTTGAATTCTTATTATTGATATATGGTATGCAAGATTTATATTACTCTATTCTTATGTATAAATTTCATGTGAATTTTGGTGGGGCCTTTTTATCTGTATGTTTGTCTATTTGTCTGTTATCAAGCTTAAAAATATGTTTGATGACTTTGATCTGTCATGATCATGTTCTCAGCTGCAAAAGAAAAGATCAAATGAATATCTGTCATGGGCCTGAACTTCTAGAGTATATCACTATCGTGGTATGTGCGGTTACTCTTTGGCTCCAATGCAAACATAGATTAAATCTCACTTTGAGCAAAAAGTAAACGATATTTTCGTATGAATTGAAATGAAAGCCGGTTCATAAAATACTTTACGGAGAAAGATCATTTCTACGAAGAGAAAGCTTCATTAGAGCTTGTTTTGAAAACTTACTCAGGAATCTATGTTTGGTCAATTCACATTTTCAGAAGCAAGAAATAATGACTTTTAAAGTCAAATGGTCCAAATGTGAAACCAAACATCCACTTGGTTTATAAATCTCCACCGATGCAATCAAAAACTGATATTTTTTTCTCTGAGTTTATCCAAATCGTGCTCCTTAGATCAACATGTCTGCCATGACATGAGAATATGAGACCGCCACCATGTGTAAATTGGCAAGTATGAAGACATTCAAGGGCCCATGACATAATAATATGTCACTCACTTTTACTTTTTAGCACCAGATTCCATCATAAAACTGACTCATAACTCCGTGGTGTctatctttttaaattttatatgttTTATGTACCTGTTTGCCCTCGTTTTTTCAAACACTTTTTTGAGTCTTTTAAGGCATCAAGAAACCATCATTCGGACCAGCGGGAGTTTGGCCCAGCAAAGTTGTTGAAATCTTTCTTTATTCAGGTGAATGCATAAACCATGCTGATGCTTTTTCATCCCTAATCAAAGGTTGTTTAATCCAATCAACATTTTCATAttcttttgatgatgagttaCTGGACAAAAATTGAACTCCCTTCAGACCTCGTGTCTAAATTCAAAAAATACCTCACCAGGAATCATTTCTCCCCATGGCCTGTTCGTGTCATGTCCTTATTAAGCATTAGGTTAGAAATATAATGTAAAATTATTCATGTGGTATTTATTAATAGTTTAGATTTCTATGATGATTGATTCTAACATGATAATAAAGACTATATGATTAAGTTGTTTAAAGTTTGATCCATGTTGTCCCTCATTATTTAAATACATATTTAGCTCGGCGTTCTCAGACTCAACCCGCGTTAGAGAGGAATCTTTCCATTTGAGTGACTAGAAAAATGTGACACCAATACAAACATGCACTAATAAATAGTGAAAATTCACAATATGGTATATGAGcttgtgtaaaactttttacactgtcagATCCTAGAAATAATCTCATATAAATTTTTATGCACTAacagtgtaaataagttttacgtAGTCATTTAATCACATTCCTTAATTTTGCTAACTCATAATTAatcttaattttaataatatttcaaATAGGAAACGAGCTCTTTTACGCACAAAACAagctcttttatattcattgtttgTGTAGTATTTTAGCTCAGAATGCTTTATCCCTCATTGccatttttaaaaagaaacatagctatataaaatgtagaaaataTATGAGATTATTTCTAGGATctgacagtgtaaaaagttttacagaGTCATTCAATTGCAACTTTTCGTTTCCTATttgaaatattattaaaattaagatTAATTATGAGTTAGCAAAATTAAGGAATGTGATTAAATGACTGcataaaacttatttacactatTAGTGCATAAAAATTGATACAAGCAAATAAGCAATAAGGCAGAGTcaagtctttttttttggtcaatggttAAACTTGTATTGAAACGTGGCCCAATGGCCCAAAGGAGACAAAGCTCCAATACAATATGCTAGGCAACATGACCCGGTTTACACTTAAAAATAGACAGTAGAAATAAAGCAACGGGCACTAGCAACTGGCAGACAAGCCAAGTAAAGATAGGCAACTACCAAGGCACCTACTAACCACTATTGTCCTTTACAATAACTAAAACACAAATGTAGAGAAGTGGGTTTGCTTTCCAAAAAGGAATCTTGCACATGGAGCTTGGAACAGAACCAAGGAGGAGAGTGATAGGGAAAGAGAGCTATCCCAGAATTCAACCTCCATAGCAAGCTATCATAGCATCCTTGACTAGAGCTCTTCTAAGGGGGTCAGGTGGGTTGAAAAGCCATAATTGAGAGAGGCCTCCCCTTCTACATAAATCAGCAATTGTATGGGCAGTTTCATTGCCAGATCTTCGGGTCCAGGTGAATGTAGAGGTAAATAAATTCTGACTTAGCTTTCTTATACCTCCAAGAATGTTACGTATTTCACCAATGTTCTTGTTTCCATTGCAAGCATCAATGAGGACCTTGTTATCAGATTCAAAGATTACATGCTGCCATTGAAGATTGTAGGCAAGGATTGTGGCTTCCCTTAAGGCCAAAGCTTCGGCAATGAGGGGGGAGGGAGCAGAAATTTGCTTAGCTGATCCGGAGAGGGGCTGGCCTTGATGGTCCCTTGCAACTGCTGAGATGCTATGAATTGGGTTTCCAGGAGACCAGCTTCTTGCCTTGCACCTCTATTGTTTGCTGTTTGTTGCATCTCACCCCTCATCATGGTAAGGCATTCAGTTTGAAACATAAACGCTTTCCTCAAGGTATTCAAAGGATTTGGTTGCGCGCCTTGGTAGACCCACTCATTCCTGTCCTTCCATACTGACCATAGAATAGCACTAATGAGGATTAGTGTTTGTCCTAGGTGCTCAGGATTGTTTCTCAGGGGAAAGATCCTCTCCATCAGCCAAATATCAAACCTTGTTGTGTGTTGAATTCCAGGGTCCCATTGTAGATTAGAACCGAACCAAATGTGCCTAGTCCACATGCAATTGAGCAAAGCATGTTCTGTAGTTTCAATCTCCTAGGAGCAGATTGGGCAAGTGGGGTCAGTGTTGATTTTTCTTCTGAACAGATTTCCTTTGAGGGGTAGAGCATTGAAGCAAGCCTTCCATAGAAACATTTTGACCTTCTGTGGGATGTGAGCACTTCAGATTTCATCCCAGAATTCTTTGGGGAGGTTGGTAGAGGAGGAGGGGCCCTGTGTATTATGCAGATTTTCCTTCCTGGCCACATGATACCCTGATTTTATAGTGTACTCCCCTTGGTGAGTGAAAGGCCAGAATAAGTTGTCTGGGCCTTGGGTAATGCTGATTGGGGTTTGAGTGATTTCCGTTACAATCTCTCTTGGGAAGATCCTCTGCAATTTATGCTGCTGCCAGGTATTTGTAGAGGGTTCTATGAGATCAGCCACTGTTCTTACACTGGTATTCTGGAATTGTTTGATAGGTCTTCCCGACGCAATCCAGTTATGCTCCCAGATACAAATTGCGGAACCATTGCCAATTGACCATTTGGAGTTCCTTGCCAGAAAGTCCCTTCCTTGAATGATGCTGGACCACATCCACGAGTcaccattctttttttttttacctgcaTAAAATCTGAGTTAGGAAAATAGATAGCCTTTAGGATGCTTCCCCAGAGAGATGAGGGTTGCTTGAGGATTCTCCAAGCTTGTTTTCCAAGATAGGATAGATTTTGGGGCATGAATTCACGGAATCCTAGCCCTCCTTCGCCTTTGCTTGCTGAAAGTTTCTCCCAACTGCGCCAATGGATCCCTCTGTCTTTGCCTTGGCTTCTCCACCAGAATCTAGCAATTGTCGAATTTAGAGACTTGCAAAAGCCCTTAAGGAACAGCACAACCGCCATAGCATACGATGGAATGGCTTGGATAACTGCTTTTATAAGCACTTCTTTTCCAGCTTGATTAAGATAAGTCTGTTTCAGCCCTTCCATTTTACTCTTCACCCTTTCTAGTATCCATTCCAGTGCCTTTGTCTTCGATCTCCCCCAAATTGATGGCAAACCTAAATATTTCCCGGGATCTTCCCATAAAATCATGTTTAGGATCTGTCCAATTTGGTTTATCATTGCAGGTGGAGTATTTTTGCTGCAAGTAAAACCAGATTTGCCATTGTTGACTCTCTGACCAGACGCTTTAGAGAAGGTGTTTAGGATCCGGATGATGTTGTAAGCTTCCGTGGGGGTAGCCTTAGCAAAAAGTAAGGAATCATCCGCAAATAGTAAGTGTGTTAAGGATGGGGCAGTAGGAGCCAACTGTATTCCC
This is a stretch of genomic DNA from Lotus japonicus ecotype B-129 chromosome 1, LjGifu_v1.2. It encodes these proteins:
- the LOC130715214 gene encoding patellin-3-like is translated as MAEQVPNTLPLAEDQVVVTDVAAAEPADKETQQPKPEEEKPVEAETEVSKPGGGDEVPESGSFKEESNIVADLPDAESKALQEFKLLVQTALNNHEFSAPDNPPPQGRKNSDGAENQPDKPSKPPVADVAGEPAPPPEEESDDVKGSDDEPSKPPLADVGKATVPPLEEESEPAAAAEKEEAEAVAGGESEVKETTTKVVAGSAVDDDGAKTVEAIEETVVAVAAAAPEEEAKVVEEEAKASPEEVSIWGIPLLADERSDVILLKFLRARDFKVKEAFAMIKSTILWRKEFGIDGLLEEDLGDDLEKAVYMHGSDKEGHPVCYNIYGEFQDKELYKKTFSDEEKRQKFLRWRIQFLEKSIRKLDFTPAGISTIVQVNDLKNSPGPAKWELRQATKQALQLLQDNYPEFVAKQVFINVPWWYLAVNRMISPFLTQRTKSKFVFAGPSKSAETLLRYIAPEQLPVKYGGLSKDGEFGVNDAVTEITVRPAAKHTVEFPVTENGLLSWELRVIGWDVSYGAEFVPSAEGSYTVIIQKARKVASSEEPVLCQNYKIGEPGKVVLTIDNQSSKKKKLLYRLKTKPTSD